The following coding sequences lie in one Amycolatopsis cihanbeyliensis genomic window:
- a CDS encoding isocitrate lyase/phosphoenolpyruvate mutase family protein, with product MTKAHALARLFERPDLDFLMGAHDALSAQIAEESGFSGVWLSGLGLSATSGLRDSNELSWTQVTERIGLVADRVSVPGLVDIDTGYGDFNNVRLVSRKLARTGVGGACIEDKVFPKVNSFLENGQVLADPAEFCGRLKAAKDTAGADMYLVARCEAFVAGRTLSEAVDRCSLYAESGADAVLVHSKLTSPDEVLAFMREWSSSVPVAIIPTKYSTVLAEVFEQAGISVAIWANQSLRAAIGAMQELCSALREQRTMRNLEGKIVDLTRVFELANNAELDLAKDLYSRYVPPGRSDETVSLLPEASRSA from the coding sequence ATGACCAAGGCCCATGCGCTCGCCAGACTCTTCGAACGTCCCGACCTCGACTTCCTCATGGGCGCCCACGATGCGCTTTCCGCGCAGATAGCGGAGGAATCGGGATTTTCCGGCGTATGGCTGTCGGGACTGGGACTGTCCGCGACCAGCGGGTTGCGCGATTCGAATGAGCTTTCCTGGACGCAGGTGACCGAACGTATCGGACTCGTGGCCGACCGGGTTTCCGTGCCAGGCCTTGTCGACATCGACACGGGCTACGGCGACTTCAACAACGTGCGGCTGGTATCGCGGAAACTGGCTCGTACCGGGGTCGGCGGCGCCTGCATCGAGGACAAGGTGTTTCCGAAGGTGAACTCCTTCCTGGAAAACGGTCAGGTGCTGGCCGACCCAGCCGAGTTCTGCGGCAGGCTCAAGGCCGCGAAGGACACTGCCGGCGCTGACATGTACCTGGTGGCCCGTTGCGAGGCGTTCGTGGCGGGGCGCACGTTGTCCGAGGCGGTCGACCGCTGCTCCCTCTACGCCGAGTCAGGTGCCGACGCGGTGCTTGTCCATTCCAAACTGACCTCACCCGACGAGGTGCTCGCTTTCATGCGGGAATGGAGCTCGTCGGTTCCGGTAGCGATTATTCCCACGAAATATTCGACCGTGCTGGCGGAGGTATTCGAGCAGGCGGGTATCTCCGTCGCGATCTGGGCGAACCAGAGCCTGCGCGCGGCGATCGGCGCGATGCAGGAGTTGTGTAGCGCGTTGCGGGAACAGCGCACCATGCGGAACCTCGAGGGAAAGATCGTCGACCTGACCCGCGTCTTCGAACTCGCGAACAACGCGGAACTCGACCTTGCCAAGGATCTTTACAGCCGGTATGTGCCTCCCGGCCGCTCCGATGAGACGGTGTCGTTGCTGCCGGAGGCTTCCCGGTCCGCCTGA
- a CDS encoding class I SAM-dependent RNA methyltransferase, which translates to MSATTSQGSWLGRTLELEVGAVAHGGHCVSRTDGRVVFVRHALPGELVLAEVTEDRQRGFCRADAVRVLRASPHRVEPVCPLAAPGLCGGCDWQHAKPQAQRELKAQVIAEQLRRLAGLERNVEVEALPGGPLGWRSRVRLVADDEGRAGLRAHRSHRVIPLAGCPISVPEAMEEALSARWRPGSELEVTSDGAGRTHLRELTTVRGKGKSRQVKGGVAVQHAAGRDWRIAAHGFWQVHPAAAEALATAVGEWARSSRGARVWDLYAGAGLFASVLADQVGTAGGVLAVESSSQAVRDGRANLADLPQVRWQAGRVEQVLRQVDERPEVVVLDPPRKGAGNAVVTSIVEGNPERVVYVACDPAALARDLATFAGHGYHLAELRAFDAFPMTHHVECLALLQPL; encoded by the coding sequence ATGAGTGCCACGACGAGCCAGGGCAGCTGGCTGGGCCGCACCCTGGAGCTGGAGGTGGGTGCCGTGGCGCACGGCGGCCACTGCGTGTCCAGAACGGACGGTCGGGTGGTGTTCGTGCGGCACGCGCTGCCCGGCGAGCTGGTGCTGGCCGAGGTCACCGAGGATCGGCAACGCGGGTTCTGCCGTGCCGACGCGGTACGCGTGTTACGGGCGTCCCCGCACCGGGTCGAGCCGGTGTGCCCGCTGGCCGCCCCCGGACTGTGCGGTGGCTGTGACTGGCAGCACGCGAAGCCGCAGGCGCAGCGGGAGCTGAAGGCGCAGGTGATCGCCGAGCAACTGCGCAGGCTGGCCGGCCTGGAACGCAACGTCGAGGTCGAGGCGCTGCCCGGCGGCCCGCTCGGCTGGCGCAGCCGGGTGCGGCTGGTGGCCGATGACGAGGGGCGTGCCGGCCTGCGTGCGCATCGCAGCCACCGGGTGATCCCGCTTGCCGGATGCCCGATCTCGGTCCCGGAGGCGATGGAGGAAGCGCTGTCCGCGCGGTGGCGGCCGGGGAGCGAACTGGAGGTGACCAGCGACGGCGCGGGCCGTACCCACCTGCGGGAGCTGACGACCGTACGTGGCAAGGGAAAGTCCCGGCAGGTCAAGGGCGGCGTCGCGGTGCAGCACGCGGCGGGCCGGGACTGGCGGATCGCGGCGCACGGCTTCTGGCAGGTGCACCCGGCGGCGGCCGAGGCCCTGGCCACCGCGGTCGGGGAGTGGGCGCGGTCCTCCCGCGGCGCGCGGGTGTGGGACCTCTACGCCGGCGCCGGGCTGTTCGCCTCCGTGCTCGCCGACCAGGTCGGCACGGCGGGCGGCGTGCTGGCCGTGGAGTCCAGCAGCCAGGCCGTGCGTGACGGTAGGGCGAACCTCGCCGACCTGCCGCAGGTGCGCTGGCAGGCCGGTCGGGTGGAGCAGGTACTGCGGCAGGTCGACGAGCGGCCGGAGGTCGTCGTGCTCGACCCGCCGCGCAAGGGCGCGGGCAACGCCGTGGTCACATCCATTGTGGAGGGAAATCCGGAGAGGGTGGTGTACGTCGCCTGCGACCCGGCCGCGCTGGCCCGTGACCTGGCCACCTTCGCCGGGCACGGCTACCACCTCGCGGAGCTACGCGCCTTCGACGCCTTCCCGATGACCCACCACGTCGAGTGCCTCGCCCTGCTCCAGCCGCTGTGA
- a CDS encoding APC family permease: MSKFTTAAKRLVLGRPFRSDRLSHTLLPKRIALPVFASDPMSSVAYAPEQILLMLSVAGASAYVFSPWIGLVVALVMVSVVASYRQNVRAYTSGGGDYEVASVNHGPRWGLAVGSALLVDYVLTVAVSIASAAANIGSAVPFVATHKVAFAVGAILLLTAINLRGVRESGTAFALPSYAFVVGILGMIGWGAFRVFVLGEDVRAESADLILVQEDTHLAGFGLVFLILRAFSSGSAALTGVEAIANGVPAFRKPKGRNAATTLLMMGTLAVTMFLGLLFLARLTGVVMAEHPGTQLVNAPEGYEQKTLVAQLANAVFGGFSPGIWFIIFFTGLILVLAANTAFNGFPVLGSILAQDRHLPRQLHTRGDRLAFSNGILFLAGFAILLVIAFDAEVTSLIQLYIVGVFVSFVLSQSGMIRHWNRLLRTETDRDARRRMRRAQAINSFGLFMTSGVLVIVLVTKFLAGAWISIVAMAAVYWLMTAIRRHYDRVAEELSEEEAKPPVLPSRNHAIVLVSKLHKPTLRALAYAKATRPDILEAVTVNVDDADTRALVAEWDRHGFSIPLKVVESPYREITKPVLDYVKRVRGDSPRNVVTVFIPEYVVGRWWEQVLHNQSALRLKGRLLFQPRVMVTSVPWQLESSKRRSGAGSWERPIAGDVRRGVHGTQRGGNGSDEERR, from the coding sequence GTGTCCAAGTTCACCACTGCGGCGAAGAGGTTGGTCCTCGGCCGGCCGTTCCGCAGCGACCGGCTTTCGCACACGCTGTTACCCAAGCGCATCGCGCTGCCGGTGTTCGCGTCCGACCCGATGTCCAGCGTGGCCTACGCGCCCGAGCAGATCCTGCTCATGCTGTCCGTCGCGGGCGCGTCGGCGTACGTGTTCAGCCCCTGGATCGGGCTGGTCGTGGCGCTGGTGATGGTCTCGGTGGTGGCCTCGTACCGGCAGAACGTGCGCGCCTACACCTCGGGCGGTGGGGACTACGAGGTCGCCTCGGTGAACCACGGCCCCCGCTGGGGGCTGGCCGTCGGCAGTGCCCTGCTGGTCGACTACGTGCTCACGGTGGCCGTCTCGATCGCCTCGGCCGCGGCCAACATCGGCTCCGCCGTGCCGTTCGTGGCCACGCACAAGGTGGCCTTCGCGGTCGGCGCGATCCTGCTGCTGACCGCGATCAACCTGCGCGGGGTGCGCGAGTCGGGCACCGCGTTCGCGCTGCCGTCCTATGCCTTCGTGGTCGGCATCCTCGGCATGATCGGCTGGGGCGCGTTCCGGGTGTTCGTGCTGGGCGAGGACGTTCGCGCGGAGAGCGCGGACCTCATCCTGGTGCAGGAGGACACCCACCTCGCCGGGTTCGGTCTGGTCTTCCTGATCCTGCGCGCGTTCTCCTCCGGCAGCGCGGCGCTGACCGGGGTGGAGGCGATCGCCAACGGGGTGCCCGCCTTCCGCAAGCCCAAGGGCCGCAACGCCGCGACCACCCTGCTGATGATGGGCACCCTGGCGGTCACCATGTTCCTCGGCCTGCTGTTCCTGGCCAGGCTGACCGGGGTGGTGATGGCGGAGCATCCGGGGACCCAACTCGTCAACGCCCCGGAGGGGTACGAGCAGAAGACCCTGGTCGCCCAGCTGGCGAACGCGGTGTTCGGCGGCTTCTCCCCGGGGATCTGGTTCATCATCTTCTTCACCGGGCTGATCCTGGTGCTGGCGGCGAACACCGCGTTCAACGGTTTCCCGGTGCTCGGCTCGATCCTGGCGCAGGATCGGCACCTGCCGCGCCAGCTGCACACCAGGGGGGACCGGCTGGCCTTCTCCAACGGCATCCTGTTCCTCGCCGGGTTCGCCATCCTGCTGGTGATCGCGTTCGATGCCGAGGTCACCAGCCTGATCCAGCTCTATATCGTCGGCGTGTTCGTGTCCTTCGTGCTCAGCCAGAGCGGCATGATCAGGCACTGGAACCGCCTGCTGCGCACCGAGACCGATCGGGACGCCCGCCGCCGCATGCGCAGGGCGCAGGCGATCAACTCCTTCGGCCTGTTCATGACCAGCGGGGTGCTTGTCATCGTGCTGGTGACGAAGTTCCTGGCCGGGGCGTGGATCTCCATCGTGGCGATGGCCGCGGTGTACTGGCTGATGACCGCCATCCGCAGGCACTACGACCGGGTCGCCGAGGAGCTGAGTGAGGAGGAGGCCAAGCCGCCGGTGCTGCCCTCGCGCAACCATGCGATCGTGCTGGTCTCGAAGCTGCACAAGCCGACCCTGCGCGCGCTGGCCTACGCCAAGGCGACCAGGCCGGACATCCTGGAGGCGGTCACCGTCAACGTGGATGACGCGGACACCAGGGCGCTGGTGGCGGAATGGGACCGGCACGGCTTCTCCATCCCGCTCAAGGTGGTCGAGTCCCCGTACCGGGAGATCACCAAGCCGGTGCTCGACTACGTCAAGCGGGTGCGCGGGGACAGCCCGCGCAACGTGGTGACCGTGTTCATCCCGGAGTACGTGGTGGGACGCTGGTGGGAGCAGGTACTGCACAACCAGAGTGCGCTGCGGCTGAAGGGCAGGCTGCTCTTCCAGCCCCGCGTGATGGTGACCAGCGTGCCGTGGCAGCTGGAGTCCTCCAAGCGGCGGTCCGGGGCGGGATCCTGGGAGCGGCCGATCGCCGGCGACGTCCGCCGGGGCGTGCACGGCACGCAACGTGGCGGTAACGGCTCGGACGAGGAGCGACGATGA
- a CDS encoding potassium channel family protein: protein MHVVIMGCGRVGASLAAALGRLDHEVAVVDKSRQAFRRLGSEFHGLQVTGNGFDRQVLVEAGIERAGAFAAVSSGDNSNIISARVARETFGVEHVVARIYDHKRAAVYERLGIPTVATVPWTTDRFLRTLLPDGVATSWRDPTGTMALLQLPLHENWVGRSVRDLQDATGARVAFIMRFGTGVLPKPKTVLQADDLVYVAAHSGTVSDVTSVAARAPEED from the coding sequence GTGCACGTGGTGATCATGGGATGCGGCCGGGTCGGCGCGTCTCTTGCCGCTGCGCTGGGCAGACTGGACCACGAGGTGGCGGTGGTCGACAAGAGCCGGCAGGCTTTCCGGCGGCTCGGCAGCGAGTTCCACGGGCTTCAGGTGACCGGTAACGGCTTCGACCGTCAGGTGCTCGTAGAGGCCGGCATCGAGCGGGCAGGCGCGTTCGCGGCGGTCTCCAGCGGGGACAACTCCAACATCATCTCGGCCAGGGTGGCCAGGGAGACCTTCGGCGTGGAGCACGTCGTGGCCAGGATCTACGACCACAAGCGGGCCGCCGTGTACGAGCGGCTCGGCATCCCGACCGTGGCGACCGTGCCATGGACCACCGACCGGTTCCTGCGCACCCTGCTGCCGGACGGGGTCGCCACCTCCTGGCGCGACCCCACCGGCACGATGGCGCTGCTGCAACTGCCGCTGCACGAGAACTGGGTCGGGCGCAGCGTGCGCGACCTGCAGGACGCCACCGGCGCGCGGGTGGCGTTCATCATGCGGTTCGGCACCGGGGTGCTGCCGAAACCCAAGACCGTGTTGCAGGCCGACGACCTGGTCTACGTGGCCGCGCACTCGGGTACGGTCAGCGATGTCACCAGCGTCGCGGCGCGCGCGCCGGAGGAGGACTGA
- a CDS encoding potassium channel family protein: MRVAIAGAGAVGRSIATELIDAGHAVMLIERESAQFMPETVEQADWVLGDACEVSTLEESGIQLCDVVIAATGDDKVNLVVSLLAKTEFAVRRVVARVNTPANEWLFTEAWGVDVAVSTPRMLAAMVEEAVSVGDLVRLMTFRQSQANLVELTLPDETPLAGRPVRDLTLPGDAALVTILRGERVIVPQPDEPLEPGDELLFVARTDVEPDIRAALGY, translated from the coding sequence ATGCGGGTCGCGATCGCCGGCGCCGGTGCGGTGGGGCGGTCCATCGCCACCGAGCTGATCGACGCCGGGCACGCCGTGATGCTGATCGAGCGGGAGTCCGCGCAGTTCATGCCGGAGACCGTGGAGCAGGCCGACTGGGTGCTGGGCGACGCCTGCGAGGTGTCCACCCTCGAGGAGTCCGGGATCCAGCTGTGTGACGTGGTCATCGCGGCGACCGGCGACGACAAGGTCAACCTGGTGGTCTCGCTGCTGGCCAAGACCGAGTTCGCGGTGCGCAGGGTGGTCGCCAGGGTGAACACCCCCGCCAACGAGTGGCTGTTCACCGAGGCCTGGGGCGTGGACGTGGCGGTGTCCACCCCCCGGATGCTGGCCGCGATGGTCGAGGAGGCGGTCAGCGTCGGCGACCTGGTGCGGCTGATGACCTTCCGGCAGAGTCAGGCCAACCTGGTCGAGCTGACCCTGCCCGACGAGACCCCCCTTGCCGGCCGGCCGGTCCGCGACCTCACCCTGCCGGGTGACGCCGCACTGGTGACGATCCTGCGCGGGGAACGGGTGATCGTCCCCCAACCGGACGAGCCGCTGGAGCCCGGTGACGAGCTGCTGTTCGTCGCGCGCACCGACGTCGAGCCGGACATCCGCGCCGCCCTCGGCTACTGA
- a CDS encoding DUF3159 domain-containing protein codes for MLEQMGGVSGLVYSAVPVVVFVLANALFGLQAGIWSAVGVAVAITALRVVRKEPVQPAISGFFGVAIAAFIAYRTGSAKGFFLFGIWASVIYGSVLLVSVLVRWPLAGVVWNAINGAGTAWRRDKPSRYGYDVATLAMVAVFAGRFVVQRWLYDEDLTGWLAFAKIVMGAPLWGLALLVVVWAVRRSDKRLKALREAQEASDAEAEENLRIKYGQAPPPQQA; via the coding sequence ATGCTGGAGCAGATGGGCGGTGTCTCCGGCCTTGTCTACTCCGCGGTCCCGGTGGTCGTGTTCGTGCTCGCCAACGCCCTGTTCGGGCTGCAGGCCGGGATCTGGAGCGCGGTGGGCGTCGCCGTGGCGATCACCGCGCTCCGGGTGGTGCGCAAGGAGCCGGTGCAACCGGCGATCTCCGGCTTCTTCGGGGTCGCGATCGCCGCGTTCATCGCCTACCGGACCGGTTCGGCCAAGGGTTTCTTCCTGTTCGGCATCTGGGCGAGCGTGATCTACGGCAGCGTGTTGCTGGTGTCGGTGCTGGTGCGCTGGCCGCTGGCCGGGGTGGTGTGGAACGCCATCAACGGCGCCGGAACGGCCTGGCGCAGGGACAAGCCGTCCCGCTACGGCTACGACGTCGCGACGCTGGCGATGGTGGCGGTGTTCGCCGGGCGGTTCGTGGTGCAGCGCTGGCTGTACGACGAGGACCTCACCGGCTGGCTGGCCTTCGCCAAGATCGTGATGGGCGCCCCGCTGTGGGGCCTCGCGCTGCTGGTCGTGGTGTGGGCGGTCCGCCGCTCGGACAAGCGGCTCAAGGCGTTGCGCGAAGCGCAGGAGGCCTCGGACGCGGAGGCGGAGGAGAACCTCCGGATCAAGTACGGCCAGGCCCCGCCCCCGCAACAGGCCTGA
- a CDS encoding OB-fold nucleic acid binding domain-containing protein yields MPAKDGGYFSRLVRKLTSDVQDLDADDLSKRSEAGGAQRACDCRSGQEVIVLGRLRSVELCPNTQAVTLEAELFDGTDGVTLVWLGRRRIPGIEPGRTIKARGRMADRDGKKVLYNPYYELQTST; encoded by the coding sequence ATGCCCGCCAAAGACGGCGGCTACTTCAGCCGGTTGGTTCGCAAGCTGACCAGCGATGTTCAGGATCTCGACGCCGACGACCTCTCGAAGCGCTCGGAAGCGGGAGGGGCGCAGCGTGCGTGCGATTGCCGGTCCGGCCAGGAGGTGATCGTGCTCGGCCGGTTACGCAGTGTTGAACTTTGCCCGAACACTCAGGCGGTTACCCTGGAGGCCGAGCTCTTCGACGGTACCGACGGCGTGACGCTAGTCTGGCTCGGCCGGCGGCGGATCCCGGGCATCGAGCCTGGCCGCACCATCAAGGCGCGTGGCAGGATGGCCGACCGCGACGGCAAGAAGGTGCTGTACAACCCGTACTACGAGCTGCAGACCAGCACGTAG
- a CDS encoding alpha/beta fold hydrolase, whose protein sequence is MTSTMPARLAVLLPGTGSDETFVRSVFAGPLRALGVEVLTPPPPPSETLTSGYLARLDADADAAGSPILVGGISLGAHLATEWALRNPARCAGVLAAMPAWNGLPADAPARQAALVSAEQVDRDGLEATLTRSAATMPTWLAGELHRAWRRYGDGLVPGLRAAAAHPAPELAELRALEVPVGIATCTDDPVHPARVAGEWAAALPRAAVCETTLDALGRDRESLGRATVLAWLRAR, encoded by the coding sequence GTGACCTCGACTATGCCCGCGCGCCTGGCTGTGCTGCTGCCGGGAACCGGCTCGGACGAGACCTTCGTCCGCTCGGTGTTCGCCGGCCCGCTACGCGCGCTCGGCGTCGAGGTGCTGACCCCTCCCCCACCCCCGAGCGAGACGCTGACCAGCGGATACCTGGCGAGGCTCGATGCCGACGCGGACGCGGCCGGCAGCCCGATCCTGGTCGGCGGCATCTCACTGGGCGCTCATCTGGCGACCGAATGGGCCCTGCGCAACCCCGCGCGCTGCGCGGGCGTGCTCGCCGCGATGCCCGCGTGGAACGGCCTGCCGGCGGACGCACCCGCCCGGCAGGCCGCACTGGTATCGGCGGAGCAGGTCGATCGGGACGGCCTGGAGGCGACGCTGACCCGCTCCGCGGCGACCATGCCGACCTGGCTCGCCGGGGAGCTGCACCGGGCGTGGCGCCGCTACGGCGACGGGCTGGTCCCCGGCCTGCGCGCGGCGGCCGCCCACCCCGCCCCCGAGCTGGCCGAGCTGCGCGCGCTCGAGGTCCCGGTGGGCATCGCCACCTGCACGGACGACCCCGTGCACCCCGCGCGGGTCGCCGGGGAGTGGGCGGCGGCCCTGCCCCGCGCTGCGGTCTGCGAGACCACCCTGGACGCGCTCGGCCGCGATCGGGAGTCGCTGGGCCGTGCCACGGTGCTCGCCTGGCTGCGGGCCCGCTAG
- a CDS encoding LysE family translocator — MPGLAEWFVFLGTAALFAVSPGPGMLYVLARSLRGGRGEGVRSVLGNGIGACLHVVAAALGLSALLATSVVAFTVVKFAGAAYLVGLGLYLMFQRRHGEPPVDAGGRTRRLATSPLLQGILSEVLNPKTALYFMALLPHFVHPERAPAALVFVLLGLIAVAMALVADLVIALFAGGIGARLRRNPRWWSRQRLASGATMIGLGGFVAVAEQGT; from the coding sequence ATGCCAGGTCTCGCCGAATGGTTCGTGTTTCTGGGCACGGCGGCGTTGTTCGCCGTCAGCCCTGGTCCGGGGATGCTCTACGTGCTGGCCAGGAGCCTGCGTGGCGGGCGAGGGGAAGGCGTGCGCTCGGTACTGGGCAACGGGATCGGCGCCTGCCTGCATGTGGTCGCCGCCGCGCTCGGTCTCTCCGCGCTGCTGGCCACCTCCGTGGTCGCCTTCACGGTGGTCAAGTTCGCCGGTGCCGCCTACCTGGTCGGCCTCGGGCTCTACCTGATGTTCCAGCGACGGCACGGGGAACCACCGGTGGACGCGGGCGGCAGGACCAGGAGGCTGGCCACGTCGCCGCTGCTGCAGGGCATCCTCAGCGAGGTGCTCAACCCGAAGACCGCCCTGTACTTCATGGCGCTGCTGCCGCATTTCGTGCATCCCGAGCGAGCTCCTGCGGCGCTGGTGTTCGTCCTGCTCGGCCTGATCGCCGTCGCCATGGCGCTGGTCGCGGACCTGGTCATCGCGTTGTTCGCGGGCGGGATCGGCGCCAGGCTGCGGCGTAACCCGCGCTGGTGGTCGCGCCAGCGGCTGGCCAGCGGAGCCACCATGATCGGGCTGGGTGGTTTCGTGGCCGTGGCCGAGCAGGGAACCTAG
- a CDS encoding DUF3710 domain-containing protein yields MGIFGRKRRGADARSERAERHPAPDEEDEAVAADVDEEEDEPAPVTGEDGPYDLADAPEDGLPRIDLGSVRVPVPDGSQVQVEMDQASGNVRAVHVVTAHGQVTVSGYAAPRSGGLWDEVSAELADQLRSDGAKVASGEGEWGTELSAVVGEVALRFVGVDGPRWMLRGVIAGPQSQAAQAPDTLRDIVRGTIVARGDAPMPVRTPLPITLPDAVAEHIAQQSQQTQQQQG; encoded by the coding sequence GTGGGGATTTTCGGACGCAAGCGCCGGGGTGCGGACGCGCGGTCGGAACGGGCGGAACGGCACCCGGCGCCGGACGAGGAGGACGAGGCCGTCGCGGCGGATGTCGACGAGGAGGAGGACGAGCCCGCACCGGTCACCGGGGAGGACGGGCCGTACGACCTCGCCGACGCCCCTGAGGACGGCCTCCCGCGGATCGACCTGGGGTCGGTGCGGGTTCCGGTGCCGGACGGCTCGCAGGTGCAGGTCGAGATGGACCAGGCGAGCGGGAACGTGCGTGCGGTGCACGTGGTGACCGCGCACGGCCAGGTGACCGTCAGCGGTTACGCGGCGCCGCGGTCGGGTGGGCTCTGGGACGAGGTCAGCGCCGAGCTGGCTGACCAGTTGCGGTCCGACGGCGCCAAGGTGGCCAGCGGCGAGGGTGAGTGGGGGACCGAACTGTCGGCCGTGGTCGGCGAGGTGGCGCTGCGCTTCGTCGGCGTGGACGGCCCGCGCTGGATGCTGCGCGGGGTGATCGCGGGTCCGCAGTCGCAGGCGGCGCAGGCGCCGGACACCTTGCGGGACATCGTGCGCGGCACGATCGTCGCGCGCGGCGACGCGCCGATGCCGGTGCGCACCCCGCTGCCGATCACGCTGCCGGACGCGGTCGCCGAGCACATCGCGCAGCAGTCCCAGCAAACACAGCAACAGCAGGGCTGA
- the dut gene encoding dUTP diphosphatase produces the protein MSSVQVLLSRIDPDVPVPNYARQGDAGADLVTTSDLVLDPGERAVVGTGVAVALPVGYAGFVHPRSGLAARAGLSVVNTPGTIDSGYRGEIKVCLVNHDPREPIKLTRGDRIAQLVIQRVERAEFVEVAELETSERGAGGYGSTGGHAVLGSTVAVEGTES, from the coding sequence GTGTCCAGCGTGCAGGTACTGCTTTCCCGAATCGATCCCGACGTCCCCGTCCCGAACTACGCCCGGCAGGGCGACGCCGGCGCCGATCTGGTGACCACCTCCGACCTCGTGCTCGACCCCGGGGAGCGGGCCGTGGTCGGCACCGGGGTCGCCGTCGCGCTGCCGGTCGGCTACGCCGGCTTCGTCCATCCCCGTTCCGGGCTCGCCGCGCGAGCCGGGCTCTCCGTGGTCAACACCCCCGGCACCATCGACTCCGGCTACCGGGGTGAGATCAAGGTGTGCCTGGTCAACCACGACCCGCGGGAGCCGATCAAGCTGACCCGCGGCGATCGAATCGCCCAGCTGGTGATCCAACGGGTCGAGCGGGCCGAGTTCGTGGAGGTCGCCGAACTCGAGACCTCCGAGCGGGGCGCGGGCGGATACGGTTCGACCGGTGGACATGCCGTGCTCGGCAGCACGGTCGCCGTGGAAGGAACGGAGAGCTAG
- a CDS encoding DUF3093 domain-containing protein: MTTTGGQTAKGRVLHSERLYVPWWGWPLPLIGCGLLAAEIHMGYPGLRGWLPYLVMLPLAAGLLLALGRVGVRVAESGPEGTRELWAGEAHLPTRFIGEVEVIGKDRKRKTLGPELDPAAFVLHRGWVGPLLRVTVTDPEDPTPYWLISTRKPEALAELLRTR; the protein is encoded by the coding sequence GTGACGACGACGGGCGGGCAGACCGCGAAGGGACGGGTACTGCACAGTGAGCGGCTGTATGTGCCCTGGTGGGGGTGGCCGCTGCCGCTGATCGGCTGCGGCCTGCTCGCGGCCGAGATCCACATGGGCTACCCCGGCCTCCGGGGCTGGCTGCCCTATCTGGTCATGCTGCCCCTGGCCGCCGGGCTGCTGCTCGCGCTCGGCAGGGTCGGGGTGCGGGTCGCCGAGAGCGGCCCGGAGGGAACCCGCGAGCTGTGGGCGGGCGAGGCACACCTGCCGACGCGGTTCATCGGCGAGGTCGAGGTGATCGGCAAGGACCGTAAGCGCAAGACGCTCGGCCCGGAACTGGATCCGGCCGCCTTCGTGCTGCATCGCGGCTGGGTGGGCCCGCTGCTGCGGGTCACGGTCACCGATCCCGAGGATCCCACGCCCTACTGGCTGATCAGCACCCGCAAGCCGGAGGCACTGGCCGAACTGCTCCGCACCCGGTAA
- a CDS encoding DUF4193 domain-containing protein, with protein MATDYDAPRRSEADELAEDSLEELKARRSETQSGVVDVDEDATAENFELPGADLSGLSGEDLTVKVVPKQADEFTCSVCFLVHHRSRLAEDGGGQMICRDCA; from the coding sequence ATGGCGACCGACTACGACGCTCCGCGCCGCAGCGAGGCCGACGAGTTGGCCGAAGACTCGTTGGAGGAGCTGAAAGCGCGGCGCAGCGAAACCCAGTCCGGCGTCGTCGACGTCGATGAGGACGCGACCGCCGAGAACTTCGAACTGCCCGGGGCTGACCTGTCCGGATTGTCCGGTGAGGACCTCACGGTGAAGGTGGTTCCGAAGCAGGCCGACGAGTTCACCTGCTCGGTGTGCTTCCTGGTGCATCACCGCAGCCGGCTGGCCGAGGACGGCGGCGGGCAGATGATCTGCCGCGACTGCGCCTGA